The genomic interval TTGAGGTCAACCGGGACAGAAGTTTGACGATCGCTTATGACATTATGTTCCGCTGCCAAACCGGGCGCAGCAGTATCGATATCGTGGATATCGGTTTTCCCTCCAAAGACTACGACCTGAGTTCGGTGATTGCAACCATTGATGGAAAGCCCCTTGATCAGATTTTTCCCTCCAAGTACGTTGACGTCGGGGTGGAGGTTCACCTGGGTGGGGACGCGATCCGACCGGGGCAGAGCGGACGATTCCAGTGCGCGAGCGTGAACCGGGGAATGGTTTTTCTCGATTCGGAAAAGAAGGATTACGCGTCCGTGGAGTTTTCCCCTACCTGGTTTGACGGTGATATCCTCAGCGGGAAAAGCGATTTTACACTTGAAATCATTTTTCCACCGGGTGCGAAGCCCGACGACGTGGTTTTTCACAAACGGCCTTTTACAAGTTCGCATATCACTTCACAGGGGCGGGTCGTTTATGTATGGAAGGAACTGCGCAAAGTGGATTCCCGCTACAACGCGGGCATCTCTTTTCCCGCCGCCCTGGTGGCGGGGCCGTTGACGGAAAGGCCGAAAAAACCCGTGATCAGCTCCCAGGCCATGGATGTTTTGATTGTTTTTTTTGTCATGTTCCTGATCTTCGCCTTGATTGTCTTCTTTGTCGTGAGGGCGATGCGCAAAGCCAGGCTCAGAATGGAGCAATACCTGCCTCCGTCCATCGGCCTGGAAGGTTCAAGTGTGCGCAGGGGTCTCACCGCTCCCATGGCGGCCCTGCTTCTGGAAGAGAAGCTGGACCGGGTTTTTCTCATGATCATTTTCGGCATGATCAAAAAAGGCGCGTTGCGGCTGGATGGAAAGATTTTAAGGAAAGCGGGATCCGCCGAGGGACTCAGGCCATATGAAAAAGAGCTGTTGGATATTATCCCCGAGAAAGGCGCCATTGCGGAAAAGAAGGTCAGAAAAATCTTTTTAGGCATGATCGAGGAATTGAAAAACAAGATGGAGGGCTACTCGCTGAAAGAGACAAGAGAGTACTACAGAAGCGTAATCAAGAGTGCCTGGAAAATGGTGGAGAAGGATCGATCCGCCGAAGAGTTGGGGAAAAGGTTGGCGGATATGTTTCAATGGCTCCTGGCCGACCGGGATTTTGCATCCAGGGTCGGAGAACTGCCCGCGGAAAAACGGGTCCGTCTTCCCTCTTTCTGGTTCGGTTCCTCTACCGGCGGCTCGCGTTCCGGGTCATCCGCCAACATTTCTCTGGCGGCCGCCTGTTCCGAGTTCGCGGGATTCCTCGAGGGAACCGCGGGGGGGTGGGTCGGCGAAATCTCACAATTGTCCCGCGCGGTAACCGCGGTGTCCAATCCGCCACCTGTATCCACCAGCGGAGGCGGTTCGGGAAGCGGCTGCGCCTGCGCGTGCGCTTGCGCGGGTTGTGCCTGCGCCTGCGCCGGGGGAGGTCGATAAAATGCCGGTAAGCACTCAAAAGGGCGGGCCCGGTTTAAGTCCCGGGGGACTGCACCATTTCATGCGTAACGGACACAGGATTCACCTGCGCGTGGACCCGGAAGGCAACGGGATCCTTACGGTTGACGCATCCAGGATCATTCATCTCAACAAGGTGGCCGCGGACATGGCCTGGATGATTTTGTCTGAGTTTTCCCATAAAGAAGCTTTGGCGAAGTTGAAAAGCAACTACAACGCGGGCAAAAAAGAGGTCGAAAACGATCTGAACGCTTTCCGCGTTACCTTGGAAAAAATCCTTTGCAGCGGCGCCATAGAGCCCATCACTTTCTTAAATATCGATGTGCGGGAACCGTTTCAAAGCAAGGTTGATGTCCCATACCGCATGGATCTGGCCCTCACCTACAGGTGCAACCTGAAATGTTTGCACTGCTACAATGAGGCAAGAGAGAAAAGCGAACTTTCGTCTCAGGAGTGGAAAAAGGTCCTCAAGATTATCTGGGACCTGGGCGTTCCCCATGTGATTTTTACCGGCGGTGAAGCCACGTTGCGAAACGATTTGCCTGAATTGATCGCTTTTGCCGAATCCCTGGGAATGGTTACGGGGCTTTTGACCAACGGCGTGAAACTGGCCGACGGCGATTATCTGCAAAAACTGGTTGACGCGGGACTGGACCATGTGCAGGTGACATTGGAGTCCCACGATGCGAAGGTCCACAACAGGATGACCGGCACGGAAAGTTTTCAGACTACGGTTGCAGCCATCAGGAATTGCCTGGATGCGGGCCTGCACACCATCACCAATACCACCATCACCACCCTCAACCGTGACGGCATGGCCAAAACCGTCCGGTTCGCCCATGAGCTTGGACTGAACGCGATCGCGGCCAATGCCGTGATTCATTCGGGAAAGGCCGATGGCGGGCGGTTCGCGGTATCTGCAAAAGACCTGGAGATTACCATGCTGGAAATGGTGGAAGAATTGGACCGGCTCGATATGCGCTTCATCTGGTATTCGCCTACCCGGTATTGTGAGTTCAATCCCCTGGAGTTTTCTCTGGGTCCCAAGCGTTGCACCGCCGGAGAATATAACCTGTGTGTGGAGCCGGACGGCGAAGTTCTGCCCTGCCAGAGCTGGTACGAATCCGCCGGCAATATTCTGATGGACTCCTGGGATTCAATCTGGAACAGTCGCCTGATGAAAGCCGCCCGTAAGCGCGCCTGGGTGGATGCGGAGTGCCGCGATTGCGTGCATTTTGATTTGTGTGGCGGAGGGTGTCCGCTTGAAAAGAAGACGGGAGTACCCTGCAAAGATTCGATGTGACGGTGCGGCCCTTGCCCGGATATACGAACGGCAGTTTCGTGAACTTGCCGGGTTGAGGCGGTATATCTGTTCCCTGCTTCCGCTGAGAAGAGTTGAGAAGATCTTTGAGCCGGGTTGCGGAACCGGACTCCTGGCAAGGGAGATGATGGCCCTCAGCGATGCGTCCTATATCGGAATGGATATCCGGGAAGCGATCCTTGCGCAAGGTGATGCTTTTGTGGCGGGCGATGCCGTGCGATACCCCCGTGAAGCGGATCTGTATGTCGCCTCGTTCTTTTTCTCCAGTGTGGCGGATCCGGCTGCGTGGTTACGCCGGGTGAAAAGAAAGTTGTCTCCGGGGGGCTGGTTTGCCTTGTTTGCCGAATACGATTACGAGGCCACTGCGATCCGTCCGGATTCCGGCTTTAAAAGCAAATTGTTGGACGGGCTTCGCGCCACGGGACTTCATACCGGGAATGGAGCCAGACTCAATCAAGTTTTCCGGGAAGCCGGGTTTGCAAAGCTTTACGGGGGTATGGTTCACAACACGGTCGAAAGGCCGGATGAAAAATTCCTCTGCATGCATGTGGATCGATTGCCGGACCCGCTGCCGCAGATCGAGTGGCGGATCGTGTGGGGCATCTGGCGCAACCGGATTTAACCTGCATTTTTCACAACGATCTGCTCGCGACAATCATTGTGAGAAATGCAGATAAATCGCAAAAAAACTCACTCTTTGAAGGAGCAGGAGCGGTCTTCGAGCGCCTCGGTAGCGGCATCTTTGCCGGTTTTTGCCAGGTTGATGGACTTGCAGATGCGGCCGTCGACCAGTTCAAAGATGTGATCCGCGCGCAAAGCCACTTCGCGGTCATGGGTGACCATAACCAAGGTGATATCACTCTCGCGGTTCAATTCGGCCATGATATCGAGGACGGCATTGCCGCTTTCACGGTCTAGGTTGCCGGTGGGTTCGTCGGCAAAGATCAGTTTGGGGCGCGTAACCAGGGCGCGGGCGATGGCGATACGTTGCTGCTGACCTCCGGATAACTCATATATCGCTTTATTTCGGAAAGGCGCCATGCCAATGCGCTCCATGATGCGCAATGCCTCTTTTCGGGTTTCAGCATCCGGTTTTCCAGCGGCGATCCAGGCAGGCAACAGGATGTTTTCCAGCGCGGAAAATTCCGGCAAAAGGTAATGGAACTGAAAGATAAAACCGACGTTGCGGTTGCGGAAAGCGGCCAGGTCGTTGACATTATGGGTGCGTATGGTTTGACCACCGATTTCGATCTCGCCCGCGGTGGGTGGATCCAGCAGTCCCATGCAGTTGAGCAAAGTGCTTTTGCCGGATCCGGATGGTCCGATCAGGGCGGAGAAACTGCCGGCGGCAATCTCAATCGAGATGTCGTGCAGGACCGGTGTGTCCACGCGACCGTAATATGTCTTGCACAGGCCTCGGGTTCTCAACACAGCGTCAGCCATTGCGGATTACCTCGATGGGTGACAGTTTCGCCGCACGGCGCGCGGGAACCGTGGATGCCGTTACGGCGGCGATCATGGCCAGTACAAATGGTGTCAACAGGGTACGGAGGCTGATTTCCAACCCGAAGGCCGCACTGGTGCCGGTAATAAATCCATAGCCCATCAGCAGGCCAAGCAGAACCCCCAGCAGGGAGCCGACTGCGCCCAGCAGGATTCCCTGGATCATAAAGATACGTGAAGCGCTGCGGTCGGTTGTTCCCATGGCTTTCAGTATCCCCAGTTGCCGCTGCTTCTGCACCGCGGCGATACCCAGCACACTGGCGATCGCCAACGAGATGCTGACAATCACAAAAAACTGGATGGTAACCGACGAAGTGCTCTGCGAGCGCAGCGCGGTCAACAAATCCCGGTTTTTCTCCTGCCACGATTCGAGTTTCACCCGCGTGTATTGACGACCGATATCCCGTGACACATCCTGAGCGGCAAATACATCCCGCACTTGCGCTTCGACTGCGGATACTCCTTTGATGGCGAAAAAGCTTTTTACCAGGTCGATGGATGCCACCAGCAACTCATTGCCGGCCGCCGCACCCAGGTCAAACACGGCGCCGACACGCAAAACCACCTGGTCTCCCTGATCATTGCGCAAATAGAACTTGTCGCCCACGGCCAGTGTCAAGCGCTCCGCGAGGCGTTTCCCCAGGAGAACGGAATCCGAACCCAGATCAGGGTTTCCGGAGGTGGTGTTTTCCCGGATGCGGTAGATATCCAGTCCTTCGGGTGCGGTCAGTCCCTTTACGGCCACGGCCACCACGGTGTTGCCGCGCACAATAAAACCCTGTCCGTTGGCAGCCGGCGCCGCTCGCAATACACGCGCATCATTGGACAAATCGTTGACATACTGCTGCCAGGAATGGATCTCGGTGTTTTCTTCAACCAGAAAGCGGCCGCGATCACTGAAATCATGATCATTGGCGTCAGAGGGCCGGCGATCAGCGGGCAGGACCAGCAAATGGGGCGAAGAACCGACCGTATTGGCTATCAGGCTGATCTGAAGCCCGCTGATCAACGAAGAGAGAAAAAACTGCACCGCCACACCCACGGCAACACCCAGGATGATTAGAAAAGTCTGACCCCGTCCCCGTATCAGGAATCGCAGGGCGATCATCCATTCGTAGCGGTTCTTTTCGGTTTTCATTCGGGCAGTGTGATGGGTGTCCCCTCAGGCAGGTTGGTCACGTTCACCCACTTTTCCCCGATGGGCACGACCGTAACCATCTTGCGCTCTACATCTTTTCCATTCTTCACCATAACGAAATTTCCCCGCGGACTGCGGATCAAGAAGCGGGTCGGAAGCGCCAGGACATCCGCGTTGACGTCTTTTCGCTTTTTCCCGGTGATTTCTACAATACCGGTCATGCCGTGCTTGATAAAGGAGCGATTCTCGGTCACCTCGATTTTCAGGCGGCAGGTGCCTTTGGCTAGACTGATCACCGCACAAACCAGGCTGACCCTGGCCTTGACTTTCTCGGCGGGGAAGGCATCGAAAGTGATGGTGCAAGGAAGGCCGGCCTCAAGAAAAGGCAGCTCTTTCTGATCAACGCCGGCCTCGAGTACCCAGGGTTTGTCTTCCAGGACCGTAACCGCGGTTTCGCCCATAACCAGGGTTTCCCCCGGCTTGGCATCGAGTTTGACAATGAGGCCATTGTAAGGAGCCACCAGGCGCATGTCGGAAACGGCGCGACGTGCCAGCTTCACCCGGGCGTCAAGAACGTTCAATTGTTCAACCCACTCGGCGGCCCGGCCGCTACGTTTGTAGGCGTCTACCTGGAGTTTGACCTGGTTGAAGCGGGCCTGTGCTTCATCTTTCCGGGTTTGCGCTTTTTCCCAGTCTACCTGTGATACACCGCCGGCTTGAAAGAGCCTGCTCAGGCGCTGCGCGTGATTTCGTACTTCCGATAACGAAACCTCAGCGTTGCGCAACTGCTCAAGCAGTCGTGGATAATCTTCTTCCCTGGCGTTGATCGTCTTGAGCTTTGCGGTTTCGTAATTACTCAAGGCGATGGCCAGTTCCTGCTTTTCTTTGAAATCATCGAGTTGAACCAGCCGGTCGCCCTGCCGGACGGTCTGGCCTTCAACAACCGGGACCTCAATCACATCTCCCTCAGCCTTAACGGTCAGCGTATAGGGTTCGGGAAACTGAACCGTACAGGTGGCGGTTATCCAGTATTCGATGTCCCTGCGTTCCAATATGTAGAATTCATCTGGGGACGTTTTTATGAAAAGGGCAATCAAAATAGTTAGAACAATGATGCCGGCAAGGATAAAAGCGACCTTTTGTTTCATATGGCGTGATCTCCGCGAATGGGAAGTCATTATAGCGGGTTCCCGGTTTCAAGTAAATGGATTTGCCGTAACCGGCTGCTTCTTGAACGGGGGTTTGTTTTGCCAGACGAAACCAGGGCCTTGAAATGCAAATAAAAAATGCGATTGCGCGGGTCTTATGGGAAAAAGACGCTGTACTGAATTAAAATAGATATTATAATATAGATTCAGCAAAGGCAAGGAGGCCGCATGCAAACCAAGAAAAAGACGATTCTCGATCTGTACAAAATGAAGCGAAAAGGAGAGAAAGTGGTGTGGGTGACGGCGTATGATTGTTGTTTTGCCTCATACGCTGAAAAAGCCGGCATCGATATGATCCTGGTGGGAGATTCAATGGGAATGATTGTATATGGCTACCCCGGAACCGTTCCCGTTACCATGGATATGAGCATCAACCATTGCCAGGCGGTGAGAAGAGGCGCGCCCAACACCTATATTATCGGTGATATGCCCTTTGGCTCCTATCACGAGAGTACGGCCGATGCCGTGAGAAACGCGGTACGGTTCATGAAAGAAGGGGATGTCGACGCCATCAAGCTTGAAGGCGGAGTCGGGGTGGCGGATAAAGTCACGGCGATCGCCCAGGCCGGAATGGTCGTGTTCGGGCATGTCGGACTGACTCCGCAAAGCTCGGCCGCCATGGGCGGATTCAAAGCCCAGGGAAGGACCATCGAAAGCGCAAGAGCGGTAATCGAGGATGCCGTCGCCGTCTACAAGGCCGGTGCCCGGGTTGTATTGCTGGAAGGTGTTCCTGAAGAAGTTTGCGCCTTTGTGCACAAAATTCTGCCCACACCCGTGTATGGAATCGGCGCGGGATCGGACGCGGACGGCCAGGTACTGGTCATGGGTGACGCCCTGGGCATGTTTGAAACATTCACACCCAAATTCACCAAGAAATACGCGGATATCGCCAAAGTGGCGACGGAAGGTTTCGCGGAGTTTATCCGGGAAGTCAAGGAGGGTACATTCCCCGGGCCGGAGCATAAATACAAGATCAAGGACGAAATTGCGGAGTTTGAGGAATTGTTCGCGAAGCTGGAAAAAGAATTCGGCGATATTGAGTAACGGAGGAACACATCATGATGAAATATGCCGCGCGCATGAAAAGTATGGAAAAATCCGCGTCAATTATTCGAAACCTTTTTGGAGCCATGAACGACCCCGAAATGATCTCTTTCGGCGGCGGCGCTCCGGCAAAAGAATGCCTTCCGGTTGACACAGTCAGAGAAATTGCCGCGGATGTGTTGCGCAGAGATACAAGGGGAGTCGAGGCGCTCGCGTACGGATCCGTCATGGGAGTACAGGATCTCAGGGAGGTCGTCGTAACGCACCTGCTCGCACCCAAGGGCGTGATCGCTTCTGCCGAGAACATCATGATCCTTACCGGCGGGCTGGAAGCCATGAATCTCATGTGCCAGGTGTTCATTGAACCCGGTGATGTGATTCTGGTCGAGTCTCCGACGTTCGTGCACAGCGTGGAGATATTTGACATGTTCCAGGCCAGGTGCGTCGCGGTTGACATGGATGACGACGGCATGATCCCGGAAGACCTGGAAGAAAAAATCATCCGGCACAGCCCCAAAATGATCTACGTAATCCCCACTTTCCAGAACCCCACGGGAAGAACATTGTCTTTGGAAAGAAGGAAAAAAATCGCCGAAATGGGCGGCAAATACGATGTCATCGTGCTTGAAGATGACCCGTACCGGGACATCCGCTACAGCGGC from Candidatus Aminicenantes bacterium carries:
- a CDS encoding methyltransferase domain-containing protein, with protein sequence MRSAAIACILICVAEGVRLKRRREYPAKIRCDGAALARIYERQFRELAGLRRYICSLLPLRRVEKIFEPGCGTGLLAREMMALSDASYIGMDIREAILAQGDAFVAGDAVRYPREADLYVASFFFSSVADPAAWLRRVKRKLSPGGWFALFAEYDYEATAIRPDSGFKSKLLDGLRATGLHTGNGARLNQVFREAGFAKLYGGMVHNTVERPDEKFLCMHVDRLPDPLPQIEWRIVWGIWRNRI
- a CDS encoding ABC transporter permease, with the translated sequence MKTEKNRYEWMIALRFLIRGRGQTFLIILGVAVGVAVQFFLSSLISGLQISLIANTVGSSPHLLVLPADRRPSDANDHDFSDRGRFLVEENTEIHSWQQYVNDLSNDARVLRAAPAANGQGFIVRGNTVVAVAVKGLTAPEGLDIYRIRENTTSGNPDLGSDSVLLGKRLAERLTLAVGDKFYLRNDQGDQVVLRVGAVFDLGAAAGNELLVASIDLVKSFFAIKGVSAVEAQVRDVFAAQDVSRDIGRQYTRVKLESWQEKNRDLLTALRSQSTSSVTIQFFVIVSISLAIASVLGIAAVQKQRQLGILKAMGTTDRSASRIFMIQGILLGAVGSLLGVLLGLLMGYGFITGTSAAFGLEISLRTLLTPFVLAMIAAVTASTVPARRAAKLSPIEVIRNG
- a CDS encoding HlyD family efflux transporter periplasmic adaptor subunit, whose protein sequence is MTSHSRRSRHMKQKVAFILAGIIVLTILIALFIKTSPDEFYILERRDIEYWITATCTVQFPEPYTLTVKAEGDVIEVPVVEGQTVRQGDRLVQLDDFKEKQELAIALSNYETAKLKTINAREEDYPRLLEQLRNAEVSLSEVRNHAQRLSRLFQAGGVSQVDWEKAQTRKDEAQARFNQVKLQVDAYKRSGRAAEWVEQLNVLDARVKLARRAVSDMRLVAPYNGLIVKLDAKPGETLVMGETAVTVLEDKPWVLEAGVDQKELPFLEAGLPCTITFDAFPAEKVKARVSLVCAVISLAKGTCRLKIEVTENRSFIKHGMTGIVEITGKKRKDVNADVLALPTRFLIRSPRGNFVMVKNGKDVERKMVTVVPIGEKWVNVTNLPEGTPITLPE
- a CDS encoding ABC transporter ATP-binding protein; its protein translation is MADAVLRTRGLCKTYYGRVDTPVLHDISIEIAAGSFSALIGPSGSGKSTLLNCMGLLDPPTAGEIEIGGQTIRTHNVNDLAAFRNRNVGFIFQFHYLLPEFSALENILLPAWIAAGKPDAETRKEALRIMERIGMAPFRNKAIYELSGGQQQRIAIARALVTRPKLIFADEPTGNLDRESGNAVLDIMAELNRESDITLVMVTHDREVALRADHIFELVDGRICKSINLAKTGKDAATEALEDRSCSFKE
- the panB gene encoding 3-methyl-2-oxobutanoate hydroxymethyltransferase; translated protein: MQTKKKTILDLYKMKRKGEKVVWVTAYDCCFASYAEKAGIDMILVGDSMGMIVYGYPGTVPVTMDMSINHCQAVRRGAPNTYIIGDMPFGSYHESTADAVRNAVRFMKEGDVDAIKLEGGVGVADKVTAIAQAGMVVFGHVGLTPQSSAAMGGFKAQGRTIESARAVIEDAVAVYKAGARVVLLEGVPEEVCAFVHKILPTPVYGIGAGSDADGQVLVMGDALGMFETFTPKFTKKYADIAKVATEGFAEFIREVKEGTFPGPEHKYKIKDEIAEFEELFAKLEKEFGDIE
- a CDS encoding PLP-dependent aminotransferase family protein, whose product is MMKYAARMKSMEKSASIIRNLFGAMNDPEMISFGGGAPAKECLPVDTVREIAADVLRRDTRGVEALAYGSVMGVQDLREVVVTHLLAPKGVIASAENIMILTGGLEAMNLMCQVFIEPGDVILVESPTFVHSVEIFDMFQARCVAVDMDDDGMIPEDLEEKIIRHSPKMIYVIPTFQNPTGRTLSLERRKKIAEMGGKYDVIVLEDDPYRDIRYSGRDIPPIKAFDKTQHTVLANSFSKIFSPGSRLGYILASSEIMAKLFDAKSATNSHTPILPQILCAEFFKRGYYPDHHKALCDIHRERRDAMIESIDKYFPQGTKRTFPDGGLFTWVELPGGINTTELLKEATSNPEVKVAYVAGEGFFTEGNGRGSNAMRMSFSAVPPDGIRIGVERLGKLIQSKLK
- a CDS encoding radical SAM protein — encoded protein: MPVSTQKGGPGLSPGGLHHFMRNGHRIHLRVDPEGNGILTVDASRIIHLNKVAADMAWMILSEFSHKEALAKLKSNYNAGKKEVENDLNAFRVTLEKILCSGAIEPITFLNIDVREPFQSKVDVPYRMDLALTYRCNLKCLHCYNEAREKSELSSQEWKKVLKIIWDLGVPHVIFTGGEATLRNDLPELIAFAESLGMVTGLLTNGVKLADGDYLQKLVDAGLDHVQVTLESHDAKVHNRMTGTESFQTTVAAIRNCLDAGLHTITNTTITTLNRDGMAKTVRFAHELGLNAIAANAVIHSGKADGGRFAVSAKDLEITMLEMVEELDRLDMRFIWYSPTRYCEFNPLEFSLGPKRCTAGEYNLCVEPDGEVLPCQSWYESAGNILMDSWDSIWNSRLMKAARKRAWVDAECRDCVHFDLCGGGCPLEKKTGVPCKDSM